One Plasmodium cynomolgi strain B DNA, chromosome 12, whole genome shotgun sequence genomic region harbors:
- a CDS encoding ALBA homolog (putative) has product MPGSTKSDTKLENEIRVSYKSDALDYVYKAIVLFETHDDVILSGVGKAITSVVNVAEMVKRRAKGIHQCTKIYEKEHTIKREDPVAAKKDDKEEEKKSGEGEPEEGEENDKNKETENRIIEFRTTVPCIKIILTKNDTNVDNKDVGYQAPLDDKDVNVMTPDQILKEKSYRRKYRTGRGGDRFRSSYRRNYYETPMWNNRRFEKRN; this is encoded by the exons ATGCCCGGTAGCACAAAGAGCGACACCAAATTAGAGAACGAAATCCGAGTAAGCTACAAAAGTGATGCTCTAGATTACGTCTACAAAGCTATTGTTCTGTTTGAAACGCACGATGACGTGATTTTGTCCGGTGTCGGCAAGGCCATCACCTCGGTGGTCAACGTTGCAGAGATGGTCAAGAGAAGGGCCAAGGGAATACATCAGTGTACCAAGATTTACGAGAAGGAGCACACCATCAAGAG AGAAGACCCAGTTGCCGCAAAGAAGGATgacaaggaggaggagaaaaagtcCGGGGAAGGAGAACCCGAAGAGGGTGAAGAAAACGATAAGAATAAGGAAACGGAAAATAGAATAATTGAATTCAGAACCACCGTCCCctgcataaaaattattttaacaaaaaatgatacaAACGTGGACAATAAGGACGTAGGCTACCAAGCACCTTTAGATGATAAGGACGTGAATGTCATGACTCCTGATCAAATACTAAAGGAAAAGTCCTACAGgcgaaaat ATAGGACAGGTCGAGGCGGAGACAGATTCAGATCGTCTTACCGCAGGAATTACTATGAGACGCCCATGTGGAACAACAGAAGATTTGAAAAGAGAAATTAA
- a CDS encoding ran-interacting Mog1 domain containing protein (putative), giving the protein MAEALRENHFFNRFIKMNIPDDYLDASRFRIIPDNQEVYVHKYDDKCVIIEVLCFQNMNIQEKGKFYFYDLAKENDSVENVIITNNHSVPHSQGSYTLLVGQQKIKKENSAQYQHILLYICIFPIEEHNADVLITWNVPKEDMEIHPELETFNEMVQSFRILDYNFFFLCFCVILSLIKYIQIFQKGMKRGDGVK; this is encoded by the exons atggCTGAGGCGCTGCGCGAGAACCACTTCTTCAACAGGTTCATCAAAATGAACATCCCGGACGACTACCTGGATGCATCTCGCTTCAGAATAATCCCAGACAACCAAGAAGTATACGTCCATAAGTACGACGACAAATGTGTTATCATAGAAGTGCTGTGTTttcaaaatatgaatatacaggagaaggggaaattcTACTTCTACGATTTAGCCAAAGAAAATGACAGTGTAGAAAATGTTATCATAACGAATAACCATTCAGTACCTCATTCGCAAGGAAGTTACACCCTTCTAGTTGGCCaacagaaaattaaaaaagaaaactccGCTCAGTATCAACATATTTTACtgtatatttgtatttttcccattgAGGAGCACAATGCAGATGTACTAATAACCTGGAACGTGCCAAAGGAGGACATGGAGATTCACCCCGAGTTGGAGACTTTTAACGAAATGGTGCAGTCCTTCAGAATACTGGACTACA atttttttttcctctgctTTTGCGTTATTCTTAgtttgataaaatatattcaaatatttcaaaaGGGTATGAAACGTGGAGATGGGGTAAAGTAG
- a CDS encoding protein transport protein Sec61 alpha subunit (Pfsec61;~putative): RFLNLIKPVMFLLPEVQSPDRKLPFKEKLLWTAVSLFVFLICCQIPLYGIVTSKSSDPFYWMRVILASNRGTLMELGISPIVTSGMVMQLLAGSKIIDVDQSLKEDRTLFQGAQKLLGLLITLGEAIAYVISGIYGNISEIGTGHAIIIILQLFFAGVVVILLDELLQKGYGLGSGISLFIATNICETIMWKSFSPTTINTDKGIEFEGAIISLVYCLFTESNKISALKKAFYRTHAPNVTNLLATILVFLIVIYLQGFRVDLSVKYQSVRGQQGTYPIKLFYTSNIPIILQTALVSNLYFFSQILYKRFKDSILVNILGQWQEVESSGTSIPIGGIAYYISPPNSFADITNDPFHTLVYISFVLVACAFFSKTWIEVSGSSAKDVAKQLRDQQIGMRGHRDTPTSLTRVFNRYIPTAAAFGGMCIGALTILADFLGALGSGTGILLAVTIIYQFYEMLVKEQEKAASLF; the protein is encoded by the coding sequence AGATTCCTGAATTTGATCAAGCCGGTTATGTTCCTGCTGCCAGAGGTGCAGTCGCCAGACAGGAAGTTGCCATTCAAGGAAAAGCTGCTATGGACAGCCGTGTCTTTATTTGTGTTTCTGATATGTTGTCAAATACCGCTGTACGGTATCGTGACGAGTAAATCAAGTGACCCGTTTTATTGGATGCGTGTGATTTTGGCTTCCAACAGAGGAACATTAATGGAGTTGGGAATATCACCCATAGTAACAAGTGGCATGGTAATGCAGCTATTGGCAGGTTCTAAAATAATAGATGTAGATCAGAGCTTAAAGGAAGATAGAACCCTTTTTCAAGGAGCACAGAAATTGCTGGGATTGTTAATAACCCTAGGAGAAGCTATCGCCTATGTGATTAGCGGGATATATGGAAACATATCCGAAATAGGAACAGGACACgccattattattatacttcaattattttttgcaggAGTTGTTGTTATTCTGTTAGATGAACTGTTACAGAAGGGTTACGGATTAGGGTCAGGTATTTCACTATTCATAGCAACAAATATTTGTGAAACAATTATGTGGAAATCGTTTAGTCCAACTACCATCAACACAGATAAGGGAATCGAATTTGAAGGAGCAATTATTTCTTTAGTATACTGTCTCTTTACTGAATCGAATAAAATATCAGCTTTGAAAAAAGCTTTCTATAGAACCCATGCACCTAATGTTACGAATCTATTAGCCACCATTTTGGTTTTTCTCATAGTTATATACCTCCAAGGATTTAGAGTAGATTTATCTGTTAAGTATCAAAGCGTACGAGGACAACAAGGGACTTATCCGATAAAGCTATTTTACACGAGCAACATCCCAATTATTTTACAGACAGCATTAGTGTCCAACTTGTATTTCTTCTCGCAAATATTGTACAAACGTTTCAAGGATAGTATTTTGGTAAATATTTTGGGACAGTGGCAGGAAGTTGAATCTAGTGGGACCTCCATCCCGATTGGTGGAATTGCTTACTATATTTCTCCTCCGAACTCTTTTGCTGATATTACGAATGACCCTTTTCACACTCTAGTGTATATTTCCTTTGTGCTTGTGgcatgtgcctttttttcgaagaCATGGATTGAAGTGTCTGGTAGCTCGGCTAAAGATGTTGCGAAGCAATTACGGGATCAGCAAATTGGTATGAGAGGTCATAGAGATACGCCTACATCCTTAACCAGAGTTTTCAATCGATATATCCCCACCGCCGCAGCCTTCGGGGGCATGTGTATTGGCGCCTTGACAATTCTCGCCGATTTCCTTGGGGCCTTGGGAAGTGGCACGGGTATTCTACTAGCCGTAACCATAATATATCAATTTTACGAAATGCTCGTCAAGGAACAGGAGAAGGCAGCTTCTCTGTTTTAA
- a CDS encoding hypothetical protein (putative): MNKVAGSNSGTEGEGKDGSDGVDRGDHSSGLAHSVKSEQSGEYVTREKTQQNDSKKQSEGSTPNEATNDSPNEATNGSPNDAPNDAPNDFPNDSPNDAPNDSQNDSPNDSPNDSPNDVDNSYGKVEPKLSREKSDTIDKSGEEPKAQGSNLSTSSVDEKKKNQKKTLLQPPRIVRGESQKYGGKKIKSKYFKPNDTYNDGKKGEINSSRNKKITKENLKVDMRDFFSTSQEKDVYEYIPDTSNYTICHNEANELYKDVVTMNKHFLDEINVNIYSSPLDTYLSSMLASVTEDSKQRDSDILDESPMNKPLYSYEFYKNKIFKHYHNNGLVIEVDPAKLKYNNSTQYEYGHNVSTNLDDPLSYLQKLKCEVEDITTYINDLANRKRETYDPDNPYDKLNEDVTEHEQIVKKIMHNREAPEILLELFSLKNDIDDMINDDNLRTLLKSEKAEKMVPQQGGTTSPEDCNREVVRAILDRLQNWDDVFPKKGEPTGEKDNKEVQKEVQREVQKGIQKDAQKDTQRDIRGDMRGDTRGDPFPKQVNIYTVQNGKEREIQTAHLLTLERKIADIEKALGIDKMAMLPYDDLNHAILDLYNKLSLLDSIKLESVKKKMQNLQSEFLNLKKFKKDLLNVSKDRGNYEESIDELFKILDLWKKTHHIIPNVLARLHQLKRVHDNAQSFSSRLDGGHSVNMFT, translated from the exons ATGAACAAAGTGGCGGGTAGCAACTCGGGAACagagggggaaggaaaagacgGAAGCGATGGCGTCGACCGAGGCGACCACAGCAGTGGGCTAGCGCATAGTGTGAAAAGTGAACAGTCTGGGGAATACGTCACACGTGAGAAGACTCAGCAGAATGACTCGAAAAAACAATCCGAAGGAAGCACCCCAAATGAAGCCACAAACGATTCACCAAATGAAGCCACAAACGGTTCCCCAAACGATGCTCCAAACGATGCCCCAAACGATTTCCCAAACGATTCCCCAAACGATGCCCCAAACGATTCCCAAAACGATTCCCCAAACGATTCCCCAAACGATTCCCCAAACGATGTGGACAACTCGTACGGAAAAGTGGAACCAAAGCTGAGTCGCGAGAAAAGCGACACCATCGACAAAAGCGGAGAAGAACCAAAGGCGCAAGGCAGCAACTTATCCACAAGCTCCgtagacgaaaaaaaaaaaaaccagaaaaaaacattattgCAA CCACCACGCATTGTGCGGGGAGAAAGCCAAAAatatggaggaaaaaaaataaaatccaaGTATTTTAAACCAAACGATACGTATAACGACGGAAAGAAGGGAGAAATCAACTCGAgcagaaacaaaaaaataacgaaagaaaatttaaaagtagATATGCGGGACTTCTTTTCTACCTCACAGGAGAAGGATGTCTATGAATATATTCCAGACACGTCCAACTACACCATATGTCACAATGAAGCAAATGAGTTGTACAAAGATGTAGTCACCATGAATAAGCATTTTTTGGACGAAATAAATGTTAACATATATTCGTCCCCTCTGGATACCTACTTATCGAGCATGCTAGCCTCCGTAACGGAGGACTCAAAGCAGAGGGAT agcgATATCTTGGATGAAAGTCCCATGAACAAACCACTATATTCTTAcgagttttacaaaaataaaatttttaagcacTACCATAATAACGGTTTAGTCATCGAAGTTGATCctgcaaaattaaaatataacaactCTACGCAGTATGAATACGGTCATAATGTGTCTACTAATTTAGACGACCCTCTGTcttatttgcaaaaattaaagtgCGAAGTGGAAGACATAACTACCTACATTAACGATTTAGCCAAtaggaaaagggaaacataCGACCCGGATAATCCATACGACAAATTAAACGAAGATGTAACAGAGcatgaacaaattgttaaGAAAATTATGCATAACCGAGAGGCACCCGAAATACTTCTGGAACTTTTTTcgctaaaaaatgacatcGACGATATGATAAATGATGACAATTTGAGAACACTGCTGAAGTCGGAAAAGGCGGAGAAAATGGTTCCCCAACAGGGGGGTACTACTTCTCCTGAGGATTGTAACAGGGAAGTCGTGAGAGCTATCCTCGACCGGCTACAGAACTGGGATGATGTTTTCCCGAAAAAGGGAGAACCAACTGGTGAAAAGGACAACAAGGAAGTCCAGAAGGAAGTCCAGAGGGAAGTCCAGAAGGGGATCCAAAAGGATGCCCAAAAGGACACCCAACGGGACATACGTGGGGACATGCGTGGGGACACACGTGGGGACCCTTTTCCAAAGCAAGTGAACATCTACACCGTACAGAATGGGAAAGAAAGGGAAATTCAAACTGCCCACCTCCTAACgctggaaagaaaaattgcagaTATTGAAAAGGCCTTGGGGATAGATAAAATGGCCATGCTTCCATATGATGATCTGAATCATGCCATCCTGGATTTATACAATAAACTAAGCCTGTTAGATTCCATCAAATTAGaaagtgtgaaaaaaaaaatgcaaaatctGCAATCGGAATTtttaaacttaaaaaaattcaaaaaagatCTCTTAAACGTTTCCAAAGATAGAGGAAATTACGAAGAGTCCATTGatgaactttttaaaatcttaGACCTCTGGAAGAAGACTCACCATATAATTCCAAACGTGTTGGCACGGCTTCACCAACTGAAACGGGTGCATGACAACGCGCAGTCCTTCTCCTCCAGGCTCGACGGTGGGCACAGCGTGAATATGTTCACCTAG